The Marinococcus sp. PL1-022 DNA segment GTTATCCCCACCGGCGGATAAAGCCATCTGTATGGTCGGAAGCATGGAAGGATCGAATTCTAAAAAGGAGGGAGAACCGGCATTGTCCGGTAAACCTGTTTGACTGATCGTCGAAACGATATCGGTTTTCACATCATCAATCTCGGTTCCCGGGTTAAATTCCATAATGACAATGGATGAGCCTTCCATCGACTGAGAGGTGATTTCGTTGACCCCCGAAATATCGGAAAGGTCGCTCTCGACTTCTTCCGTGACTTCATTAAGTACTTCTTCCGGTCCTGCTCCAGGATAACTGGTGGTTACCGCCGCAGCTGGTGCTTCCACATTGGGAAACAACTGCAAGGGTAACCGGGATAGTGATACAGATCCCAAGAGGACTAAAACGATCATGACGACGATCGTAAATTTTGGACGTTTAATCGACGAATTCCATAACTTCATGTGTTACTTTCGCTCCTTTATCATATAAGTTTAATTCTGATGACTGTACAGTCATAAAATATAACTGACCATACAGTCATTTTCAAGTAATATATACTCTCAATAAAAAAATCATTCATATCCGCAGTGGAGGACATTGGAGACACAAAATCGATACTGATCGGTTCTCGTTCTTGAGCAGATGTGTTTTAATAGAATGACTATGTAGTCATCGAATTAGTCATCGGCCGAGTTGTTTTAAAATCCTAGACAGGAAAAGGGGTGTTCCCATGAATAATAAAAAATTAACCATTATTCAAGAAGCGATCAAATTATTTTCCGAAAAAGGTATTTATGCCACGTCGATCCAGGAAATCGCGGATCATAGTAATGTGTCCAAAGGCACCGTGTATTTGTATTTTTCCTCCAAAAACGATTTGATCCTAAGCAGCTTTCAACATACGCATGAACAGATGCAAAGGCACATTGAACATATCAATGAAGAGAATCTTTCGGCAGAAACCAAGTTTTATCGGTCGATCCACGCCTACTTGAAAGAGTTACAAGAAAACCGGGATATGATTATCATGAATATTCGAGAACAGTCTTTTATCGTTGATCAGCAGTTCTTTGATCTGTTCCAACAAACAAGGGCGCAATCATATGAGATTGATTGTAAAATATTGTTAAACATGTACGGGGACGCTTTCGCTCCTTACGTTTTTGATGGCGCTTTACTGCTGGAATCCATGCGGACATCCGTAAGTCATCTCTTCTTGTTCGATGATACGGTGCTGGATGTCGAAACATTAACGTGGTTTGTGGTTCGACGGATGCATGAACTGGCTTATGGCATGATGCAGAAAGAAGATACGCCGTTGCTTCAGGATAGCGTATTTCAGTTGTCTCGTGATTCCGATCCTCATCAACAGCAACAACGACTTCGGGCATTGCTACAGGAGATGCAAGCAGTGACCACTGAAATATCAATTCCAGATACTCAAAAACAAGAAATGAACGACATTCTTTCTTTTTTATTGGAAGAAGCCCAACATACAGAAATAAAAACAGCTGTTTTTAAACAATTACTCCTAAGCTTTCGGGAATACTCCGGATTTTCCGCGCCCCTCCAACACATAGCATCCTTATTAAATATTTCTTTTGACCAGTAACAGAAATCGGTAACGATCGTCTTGTCATGAAATAGCGAAAGGGCTCTTGTACGGTGCCAAGAGCTTGTGACAGTAATAATCCTGTTTACAGGGGCAGATTGCGATGGCGAAAAATGCTAATCGCTCCAGCGAATAGTGCCACCCCGATCGCGGTTAAGATCAAAAAGGGCCCCCAGAAGTCGCCCGTGGTGCTGGCCAGTTCCGCGGGACGGTAAAGTGAAAACAGGCTGAGGTGACGGAGCCACTCCATGTCGGGAGCGAGTCTTCCAGCCACATCCAGAGCATAAAACAAAAAGGTTAGGCCGCCGGCTACACCTAATGCTCGCCGTTCGTCGTTCATGACAGCCGAAATGAGAAACGCATAGCCACTGATGGCAAAGAAAAGCAAAAAGCCACCAACGTTAATCGAGAGAAATGAGCTAACATCCAACGAGTTTGCGTCTTCCATAAACCATTGGCCGGCCAGATACCCAGCCAAAAAGTTGAAGGCAAGGAACAGAAACAGACCGGTCAGTAAGACCAGTGCCTGCGTACCGGCAATTTGTCCTCGGCTGACCCGGGTTGATAACAGATACGCCATGGAGCCACGATCCACCAGAGTCGCAAGGGACTGTACGCCCATCCACACGCTGAAGGCTCCGGCAATAAAAAGGAAAAACAGCCCATAGTATTCGGCGGATAAAAACTGATCAAAGTTCGTCAGGGCTTCCAAGCCGATAAAGTTAAGAAGCGCTTCCGGGAAGATCTCCAACAGCCGGTTCAAGTCCTCGGTATTATCGGCAATGGTTGGATAGATGGAACCCATCAGGAGGACATACAGCGAGGATCCGATCGCAAAGGCCCCAAAGATACTGATTTTTGATTTGACCATCTGCCAGTACAGCGCGTTGTTCATAACGGGGTCTCCTTCGGGGAGTGCTGGTAATAATCGAGAAAAATGTCTTCCAGGTTTTGTTCGCTGACGGCGATGTTAGCCATATCCACATCGGAAAGCCGGCGAAAGAATTTTTGATAGTCGTTCTGCACTTCCACCCGGACGACCAGCTCTGATAACTGATCGACGACTGTAAGGTCTTTATGGTAGATCCGAGCGAGATCGTCTTTGTTTTTCAATGTTAAATCGAATTGTTTGCGCTGCATGGCCTGCAGGTCATGCACATTGCGGATATCGATAATGCGACCGTCTTTGATAATCGCCGCCCGGTCACTGGTGCGTTCAATTTCCGGAAAGCTGTGGGAGGACATCAGAAACGTCTTGCCCCGCGCTTTTTCTTCCAGGACGAGCGCAATGAACGTCTGCTGCATCAACGGATCCAGCCCTGAGGTGGGTTCATCCAGAATATAGACCGAGGGATCATGCATAAAGGTGGCGACAATACCGACCTTTTGTTTCATCCCTTTAGACATTTTTCGAATGGGGACCTTCGGGTCCAATTGCAGTCGATCCATCAATTCCCGTTGACGCTGAGAGTTCTGGTTCCCCTGCATCCGGGCCATCAAATCAAGAAATTGGCGCCCCGTCATGTTTTCCAAAAACGCCATTTCTCCCGGCAAATAGCCTATACGATCCCGGGCTTCCTGCTGTTCCCGCCAGGTATCATAACCAGCAATGCTCGCGTGGCCCTTTTGGGGCTTCATGTAGCCGAGCAGGTGACGGATTGTAGTTGATTTGCCGGCGCCATTCGGTCCCAAAAACCCAAACACTTCGCCCTCCGATACCTCAAAGGAAACGTCTTGGATGCCTTTCCCATTGGGAAACAACCGGGTAAGGTGCTGCACGTGAATCATATTTATCCCTCCCAATAAATTATGAACTATTAATATCATTTCGTTACAAAAAGTATAAGCTTCCCGATACCACTCGTCAATGATATAATGAAATATATAAATAAAACCATTTCAAAAATTACAATAAAGCCGAAAGGAGTTAGGCGAATGAATGGATTTGAGCGACGTAAGCAACGAATGCAGGAAACCATCAAACGAACGGTGCTGGAACTGTTGCAGCATACCGATCCGCGCCATTTACGGATCAGCGATATCAGTGCGGCGGCTAATATCTCCCAAGTCAGTATTTATAACCATTTTGAGAGTAAGGATGCTTTGGTTCGTGCATCGCTTCGCATGTTTTACGAGCAGTATGTGGAGGAGATGGAACGCATGGTAGAGGAAGAACCATCGTTTGTCACCCTGGTACGGCGCATCATTTTCATCAAGGAGGAAGCAACGGCTACGTATTCCTTTGATCGGTTGTATGCCTGGATGATTCAGGATCCTGAGATGAAAGCGGTGATTGACGAGCTGGCCCGTACCCGGATCCAACCGCTACTGATGACCATCGTTCATCAAGCCCGGAAGAATGGAGAAATTCATGACCAATACCCGGATGAACTGATTCTGTTTCATTTGCGCTCTTTTCAGCAGCAGGCGGATGAGCTCATGGCGCTTCGTCGGACGTATCCCAACGATGAAGCCTTTTTTGAAGATATCATGGGTTTGTTTTTTTACGGATTGGCCGGTCAGGCGCCTGAGCATCAATGAAGTTCATGCATGATTGATGAATAGGGATACGGGCCGGAAAGGAAAGATGTTAATGATGGCCGATCCAGGAGTGACAGATGTCACGTTACAGATGGAGATTGATATGAAGATCTGCCAGCATAATATTCGAATGCTGGATCAGGGACGAAACGAAGAGACCCTCCTTGGAGCCGAAGAGACATGGTTAAAAGCATTGGTAGATCTTTTGGGTTTTCATCATGACCGACGGGAAGAAGTGGATGCGTTTCATGAGGTGATTGATCAAGTAGTAACCTGGGTCGGTGGTCACGGAACAAGAGGAGCGATCGATGAAGCAGTCCAACGCATTGCTCAACGCCCGATTATTTGCTATTTGCATCGAAAATCAATTGGGCGCCAAATTGGACTTGCCGCCATTGAACGACGAAATACATAGGTTATATTGAGCCGGTCTGCGTATCTCAGGGTAGTCTATATGTTAGCTATTATATTGAATGGCACAAAGCAAGCAATGCAACTACACTAATGAAGTTTCCTTTTATTTTAAAAATCGAAATGTGTTAACATACAGTAGATTATCGGAAGTTAGCGGTTTATGTCTGAATATAAAAATAAAGAGCAAGTCCAGCATGTAAGCATGTTGGACTTGCTTAAGGGTTTGAGAAACGAAGCGGCGATCTATTAGAACCTGCTTGATTGACGTTCCTAGTATTTGCATCTTGAGAAGCAATCTTTTCCTTGGTTCATTCTGCTTGAATGATTGTACAAACGTTAGGCATCAGCAATAAGCACATAAATCCAACGCCCTTCATTTAATTTTAGGAAGGCATCTGTTCCAGAAATTGACGTTCGATGGCTGAAAAGACATGTTTTCCCCGATGGATGCGATACACATTGATCGTATTGTAGGGAGCTGGAATCTCAAGATAGTTGGTTATGTGGTAGCGATGGGCCACGTGTTTCGATACGACCGCCAGGCCCATGCCAATGGTGGAAAAGCCAACGAGCGTGTCAAAATCCGACACTTCGATGATCTTCCCCTGCTTGAGGTGGTACTTCGTGTACGCCTGGGCCAACGTGGAGAAATACAAGCATTGGCTTGATAACGTAATCATATCTTTCCCATCTAAGTACGTATAAACATCGGCATCCGAAGGGATATTTTTCCCGATGATCACCATTTCATCTTTCCCTGCTTCCTCATAATAAATCGTTGGTTGATGCAGAGCCCCGATCACATAGGCAATATCCAGTTCGCCTTTCGCTACCCACGCTTCTAACTCTTCCGTTGAACCGGTTTTGAACGTAACCGTAAGGTTAGGATAAGCTTGATATAGAACTTCTAAGGCGGGGGCTATCATGTCCCCACCCATCGAAATCAT contains these protein-coding regions:
- a CDS encoding helix-turn-helix domain-containing protein, with the translated sequence MNNKKLTIIQEAIKLFSEKGIYATSIQEIADHSNVSKGTVYLYFSSKNDLILSSFQHTHEQMQRHIEHINEENLSAETKFYRSIHAYLKELQENRDMIIMNIREQSFIVDQQFFDLFQQTRAQSYEIDCKILLNMYGDAFAPYVFDGALLLESMRTSVSHLFLFDDTVLDVETLTWFVVRRMHELAYGMMQKEDTPLLQDSVFQLSRDSDPHQQQQRLRALLQEMQAVTTEISIPDTQKQEMNDILSFLLEEAQHTEIKTAVFKQLLLSFREYSGFSAPLQHIASLLNISFDQ
- a CDS encoding ABC transporter permease subunit, which translates into the protein MNNALYWQMVKSKISIFGAFAIGSSLYVLLMGSIYPTIADNTEDLNRLLEIFPEALLNFIGLEALTNFDQFLSAEYYGLFFLFIAGAFSVWMGVQSLATLVDRGSMAYLLSTRVSRGQIAGTQALVLLTGLFLFLAFNFLAGYLAGQWFMEDANSLDVSSFLSINVGGFLLFFAISGYAFLISAVMNDERRALGVAGGLTFLFYALDVAGRLAPDMEWLRHLSLFSLYRPAELASTTGDFWGPFLILTAIGVALFAGAISIFRHRNLPL
- a CDS encoding ABC transporter ATP-binding protein, whose translation is MIHVQHLTRLFPNGKGIQDVSFEVSEGEVFGFLGPNGAGKSTTIRHLLGYMKPQKGHASIAGYDTWREQQEARDRIGYLPGEMAFLENMTGRQFLDLMARMQGNQNSQRQRELMDRLQLDPKVPIRKMSKGMKQKVGIVATFMHDPSVYILDEPTSGLDPLMQQTFIALVLEEKARGKTFLMSSHSFPEIERTSDRAAIIKDGRIIDIRNVHDLQAMQRKQFDLTLKNKDDLARIYHKDLTVVDQLSELVVRVEVQNDYQKFFRRLSDVDMANIAVSEQNLEDIFLDYYQHSPKETPL
- a CDS encoding TetR/AcrR family transcriptional regulator, translated to MNGFERRKQRMQETIKRTVLELLQHTDPRHLRISDISAAANISQVSIYNHFESKDALVRASLRMFYEQYVEEMERMVEEEPSFVTLVRRIIFIKEEATATYSFDRLYAWMIQDPEMKAVIDELARTRIQPLLMTIVHQARKNGEIHDQYPDELILFHLRSFQQQADELMALRRTYPNDEAFFEDIMGLFFYGLAGQAPEHQ
- a CDS encoding LysR family transcriptional regulator; this translates as MDIENMRAFVTVAERASISQAAADLHHLQSNMTAKIKKMEAYYEQELFDRHPNGVQLTEAGETLYEQFQQILLLWQETEKKMGKGEEHLRVGTMISMGGDMIAPALEVLYQAYPNLTVTFKTGSTEELEAWVAKGELDIAYVIGALHQPTIYYEEAGKDEMVIIGKNIPSDADVYTYLDGKDMITLSSQCLYFSTLAQAYTKYHLKQGKIIEVSDFDTLVGFSTIGMGLAVVSKHVAHRYHITNYLEIPAPYNTINVYRIHRGKHVFSAIERQFLEQMPS